The following proteins are co-located in the Abditibacteriaceae bacterium genome:
- the rsmD gene encoding 16S rRNA (guanine(966)-N(2))-methyltransferase RsmD, whose translation MRIIGGEARGRSFKTREGNGTRPTDSRAREALFNMMSARVPEARFLDLYAGSGGVGLEALSRGAQSCIFVEQNAHAAGCIKDNVRTLGFSERAQVWTANVSSSVARLEKAGTHFDIIFIDPPFLRPTEFQWVASSLDKCARLLHNVSGQNSGLLVVQHHWKSVLNDVAPFTLTQQRRAGESMLTFLEI comes from the coding sequence ATGCGGATTATCGGCGGCGAAGCGCGCGGGCGCTCTTTCAAAACTCGCGAAGGCAACGGAACGCGTCCGACAGACAGTCGGGCGCGCGAAGCCTTATTCAATATGATGAGCGCGCGCGTGCCTGAGGCGCGATTTCTCGATTTATACGCCGGAAGTGGCGGTGTCGGGCTGGAAGCGCTGTCGCGCGGTGCGCAATCGTGCATTTTTGTCGAGCAAAACGCGCACGCTGCGGGCTGCATTAAAGACAATGTTCGCACGTTAGGGTTTTCCGAGCGCGCGCAGGTGTGGACAGCCAATGTATCGAGTTCGGTCGCGCGGTTGGAGAAAGCCGGAACGCACTTCGACATTATTTTTATCGATCCGCCTTTTTTGCGCCCGACAGAGTTCCAATGGGTCGCATCTTCGTTGGACAAGTGCGCGAGGTTGTTGCATAATGTGTCGGGACAAAATTCGGGGCTTTTGGTTGTCCAACACCATTGGAAGTCGGTTCTGAACGATGTCGCACCGTTCACTCTCACGCAACAACGGCGTGCGGGCGAATCGATGCTCACATTTCTTGAAATTTAA
- a CDS encoding ATP-binding protein, protein MEIWSGLLDTNGFLPRTQCGPWTPALLRLHLVSDFFIWAAYLAIPCVLIYFASKRRGDLPFQQVFWLFGLFIVACGTTHLLEMVMFFHPVYRLSGVVKLVTAAASWGTVVALKEVVPRALAMRSPEVLEREIVERERAEAEVRHLNASLEARVSERTAELERANAALESANAVKDDLLQREKTARLEAEDANRAKDEFLATVSHELRTPLNSILGWSQLLGGGFLDEEAKAEAMQTIERSARSQVQIIDDILDVSSFVMGRINIETQPVILTSVIEASESAVRPTAVAKNIEIQTFLGDDSVMVAGDPNRLQQVVWNLLANAVKFTPKKGRILVQLRREGSRAVVSVSDNGRGIAPEFLPFVFDRFRQADSSSTREYGGLGLGLSIVKNLVELHGGEVRAESAGVGQGATFIVSLPLLAVEDRKDNSAQTMREAETPTQEAGSNQSELKTEGLPLRGVSVLVVDDAADARRMVSKSLMLCGAETKMAASSEQALSILETWHPHVVTSDIGMPGEDGLALIRKIRAREAGNERFIGAIALTAYAGDESRERSLDAGFQLHLTKPVSPQELQNAVETLAGQFP, encoded by the coding sequence ATGGAAATCTGGTCTGGTTTATTAGATACCAACGGCTTTTTGCCGCGCACGCAATGCGGCCCGTGGACACCGGCCTTGCTGCGACTGCATCTCGTCTCGGATTTTTTCATCTGGGCGGCCTATCTGGCGATTCCCTGCGTCCTCATTTATTTCGCCTCCAAGCGACGGGGCGACTTGCCGTTTCAGCAAGTATTCTGGCTCTTCGGATTATTCATCGTCGCGTGCGGCACCACGCACTTGCTGGAAATGGTGATGTTCTTTCATCCCGTTTACCGTTTGTCGGGCGTTGTGAAGCTCGTGACAGCTGCCGCGAGCTGGGGAACGGTCGTCGCCCTCAAAGAGGTTGTGCCGCGCGCTCTGGCGATGCGCAGCCCCGAAGTGCTGGAACGCGAAATCGTCGAACGCGAACGCGCCGAAGCCGAAGTGCGTCACCTCAACGCCAGTCTGGAAGCGCGCGTGAGCGAGCGCACCGCCGAACTGGAACGCGCTAACGCGGCCCTTGAAAGTGCCAATGCCGTAAAAGACGATTTGTTGCAGCGCGAAAAAACAGCGCGCCTCGAAGCCGAAGACGCCAACCGCGCCAAAGACGAATTTCTCGCCACGGTGTCTCACGAACTGCGCACGCCTCTGAATTCCATTTTGGGCTGGTCACAACTGCTCGGCGGAGGATTTCTCGATGAAGAAGCGAAAGCTGAAGCGATGCAAACCATCGAACGCAGCGCCCGTTCTCAGGTGCAAATAATCGACGACATTCTCGATGTTTCCAGCTTCGTGATGGGACGAATCAACATCGAGACACAGCCGGTGATTCTCACGTCGGTCATCGAAGCCAGCGAAAGCGCCGTCCGACCGACGGCGGTAGCGAAGAACATTGAAATCCAGACATTTCTCGGAGACGATTCGGTGATGGTCGCAGGCGACCCGAACCGGTTGCAGCAGGTCGTGTGGAACCTGCTGGCGAACGCCGTTAAATTCACTCCAAAGAAGGGCCGCATTTTGGTGCAACTGCGCCGCGAAGGTTCGCGCGCTGTGGTTTCCGTGAGCGATAACGGACGGGGGATCGCGCCTGAATTTCTCCCATTCGTTTTCGATCGCTTCCGTCAGGCCGATAGTTCCAGCACACGCGAATACGGCGGGCTTGGTTTAGGACTTTCGATTGTCAAGAATCTGGTGGAATTGCATGGCGGCGAAGTGCGCGCCGAAAGCGCTGGCGTCGGACAGGGCGCAACATTCATCGTGAGTTTGCCCTTGCTAGCCGTCGAGGATCGGAAAGACAATTCTGCGCAAACGATGAGAGAAGCCGAGACGCCGACACAGGAAGCCGGCAGCAATCAAAGTGAATTGAAGACCGAAGGTTTGCCGCTCCGCGGTGTGAGTGTTCTGGTTGTCGATGACGCCGCCGATGCACGCCGTATGGTGAGCAAGTCGCTGATGCTGTGCGGCGCCGAAACCAAGATGGCCGCTTCATCGGAGCAAGCGCTGTCGATTCTGGAAACATGGCATCCGCACGTCGTCACATCCGACATCGGAATGCCCGGTGAAGACGGACTCGCGCTGATTCGGAAAATTCGCGCGCGCGAAGCCGGAAACGAACGCTTTATCGGCGCTATTGCTCTCACTGCTTACGCGGGCGACGAAAGCCGCGAGCGCTCGCTCGATGCCGGATTCCAGTTGCATCTCACCAAACCCGTTAGCCCACAAGAATTACAAAACGCTGTCGAAACGCTCGCAGGCCAATTCCCGTAA